In Verrucomicrobiia bacterium, a single genomic region encodes these proteins:
- a CDS encoding AAA family ATPase, giving the protein MSTGNFERPSLPSAEIEPTQRFEKPHVLQDVTFEVRPKGANKFEYRSSSPDRKLVVLSLDSDPPVTGMIYDVEVIDDSAPDNPMGGKYTVRLYFGSGEELDGQELPLPLVENQTEQQPRKPRPLEVSPDGETLYVLSTEIPYNQEGGTRVPSRERFTHFMLDERTLRTIEKVATAVELQQPCLLEGETAASKTSSIEYLAMASNHNVIRVNLNGQTDTSELIGKFVPNDGRLEIEFSQALASEHLIGDESRAIITAAQEDGRALTLLECQKIAHNEQIEIPEWRWKDGVVPEAMRSGAWLILDEINLAEPQILERLNSVLEKDPSLFLSENGGATIGPEGDLPTHENFRIFGTMNPASYAGRSAMSPAYKDRWTSYMYVPSPGEGDYLDMMKLLVYGIQPQVTIDGTAYKEDDREPEYPQLSEIENLPIFLARLAKFQITIEEMARVGTIGRTRKEKYVFTRRGLLEMLNYAENKSLLDRSSGKRVTVADDPQRILSKAVTYYFLDKITDSDDRKKVQDQLDAIGLLSNSWL; this is encoded by the coding sequence ATGAGTACAGGCAACTTTGAACGCCCTTCTCTGCCATCTGCAGAAATTGAGCCAACCCAGCGGTTTGAAAAGCCACACGTACTTCAAGACGTGACGTTTGAAGTACGTCCCAAAGGAGCGAACAAGTTTGAGTACCGAAGCAGTTCTCCAGACAGGAAACTGGTTGTCCTCTCCCTAGACAGCGACCCGCCCGTTACTGGCATGATTTATGACGTGGAGGTCATAGACGACAGTGCACCGGACAACCCAATGGGAGGGAAATATACGGTACGGCTGTACTTTGGCAGTGGGGAAGAATTGGACGGACAAGAACTCCCCTTACCCTTAGTTGAGAACCAAACTGAGCAGCAACCCCGCAAGCCCCGCCCACTAGAGGTTAGCCCAGACGGTGAGACGCTCTATGTCCTCTCCACCGAGATACCGTACAACCAAGAGGGCGGCACCCGGGTGCCGTCTCGGGAGCGCTTCACCCACTTCATGTTAGATGAGCGGACACTTCGTACAATCGAGAAGGTCGCCACCGCAGTAGAACTGCAGCAACCATGTCTCCTGGAAGGTGAGACTGCTGCGTCTAAGACCAGCTCCATCGAGTACCTGGCCATGGCGTCAAACCATAATGTCATCCGCGTCAACCTTAATGGCCAGACAGACACCTCCGAACTTATTGGTAAGTTTGTACCGAACGACGGCAGGCTTGAGATAGAGTTTTCCCAAGCACTAGCGAGTGAGCATCTCATTGGTGACGAATCACGTGCCATTATTACTGCCGCCCAGGAAGATGGTCGCGCACTTACGCTCTTGGAATGTCAGAAAATCGCCCATAACGAGCAGATTGAGATCCCAGAATGGCGCTGGAAAGACGGTGTAGTGCCGGAAGCTATGAGATCTGGCGCCTGGCTCATCTTAGATGAGATCAACCTTGCGGAACCTCAAATCCTAGAGCGCCTGAACTCCGTACTTGAAAAAGACCCTTCGCTTTTTCTTTCAGAAAATGGCGGCGCAACTATCGGCCCAGAAGGAGATCTACCAACGCACGAGAATTTCCGCATTTTTGGCACCATGAACCCTGCTAGCTATGCGGGGCGTTCAGCCATGTCTCCTGCCTATAAAGACCGCTGGACCAGCTACATGTACGTTCCTTCCCCTGGCGAGGGTGACTACCTGGATATGATGAAGCTGCTTGTCTACGGTATCCAGCCGCAGGTCACCATAGACGGCACTGCTTACAAAGAAGATGACCGAGAGCCAGAGTATCCCCAGTTGTCGGAAATTGAGAATCTCCCTATTTTTCTAGCCCGACTAGCCAAGTTCCAGATAACAATCGAGGAGATGGCACGCGTGGGAACCATAGGTCGCACACGCAAGGAAAAGTACGTATTCACTCGCCGCGGGTTGCTAGAGATGCTCAATTACGCCGAGAACAAGAGCTTACTTGATCGCTCCAGTGGTAAGCGCGTGACAGTAGCCGACGACCCTCAGCGCATCCTCTCCAAAGCGGTTACGTACTACTTCTTGGATAAAATCACTGATTCGGATGACCGGAAGAAGGTGCAGGACCAGCTTGATGCAATTGGCCTCCTTTCCAATAGTTGGCT